Proteins from one Argopecten irradians isolate NY chromosome 15, Ai_NY, whole genome shotgun sequence genomic window:
- the LOC138309246 gene encoding (S)-phenoxypropionate/alpha-ketoglutarate-dioxygenase-like has translation MERCTWTLATLLVILVTTSAKDCSGPPTNAWVGGEKQEGGCQADFPTCGYTLRPVTDVFGAEVLNINLSSLDASCASALRQEAYMYKFLLFRDQDLSWQDQIRFTELLGTPFVETSAVNRKFHPKVPDARLGYFSNDPSEGLQGQGTEGWHVDGNIVAIPHDFTVIYCVNASKNGPTLVAPLKQIVDMFNTEERAFLDTIYFVSGHNSSVVNPLIYKHPNRNEDTIMLALGILSGNYIQKLENGEEKVLSKDETQYIQDILETKILGSNLIYTHQYRSRDLLLLNNPSVAHIAGPGSQSAVEISGLRLMHRSTVRGTKDPSKQTSVHYECDNFAPFEDGYCIFSLKDSVFYPRYGIFDARDVARQRCKGVNSNADLAVIWNENWSGVVKRIIERTGVPHWTNGTNPRDEVVFWGETQSDYTNWNVEQPNDHDGPEECVVIGPLGEWYDLPCAPKTKKGSDPGPVITWSDGIRRKYNVFPLCGVQKDYV, from the coding sequence GCTGACTTCCCAACATGTGGCTACACCTTGCGGCCAGTGACGGACGTATTTGGAGCTGAAGTACTCAACATAAACCTATCTTCTCTTGATGCAAGCTGTGCAAGCGCCCTTCGTCAGGAagcatatatgtacaaattcttGTTGTTTCGAGACCAAGATCTAAGCTGGCAGGACCAAATCAGATTTACAGAACTCTTAGGCACGCCATTTGTAGAGACTTCTGCTGTTAACCGGAAGTTTCATCCAAAGGTACCAGACGCTCGACTTGGTTATTTCTCAAATGACCCCAGTGAGGGTTTGCAAGGTCAAGGCACAGAAGGATGGCACGTAGACGGAAATATCGTCGCTATTCCACATGATTTTACAGTTATATACTGTGTCAATGCAAGTAAAAATGGCCCTACCTTGGTCGCACCATTAAAACAGATAGTCGATATGTTCAATACAGAGGAAAGAGCATTTCTAGATACGATCTATTTCGTAAGTGGACATAACTCAAGTGTTGTGAATCCCTTGATATACAAACACCCAAATAGAAATGAAGACACAATCATGTTAGCCCTGGGAATACTATCGGGAAATTACATTCAAAAACTAGAAAATGGAGAGGAGAAAGTTTTATCCAAAGACGAGACGCAGTATATTCAGGATATTCTTGAAACAAAAATCCTGGGATCTAATTTGATTTATACACATCAATATAGGTCTAGAGACCTACTTCTTCTTAACAACCCTTCAGTTGCTCACATCGCTGGTCCGGGGTCACAAAGTGCAGTGGAAATATCAGGTCTTCGTTTGATGCATCGGTCTACTGTCCGCGGGACGAAAGATCCAAGTAAACAAACATCTGTTCATTACGAATGCGATaattttgccccatttgaagaTGGGTATTGCATATTTTCATTGAAAGACTCTGTGTTTTACCCGAGATACGGGATCTTCGATGCGAGAGATGTTGCCAGGCAACGAtgcaagggagttaactctaaTGCTGATTTAGCGGTTATTTGGAATGAAAATTGGTCTGGCGTTGTCAAGAGAATCATCGAACGCACCGGAGTTCCGCACTGGACAAATGGAACAAACCCACGTGATGAGGTTGTGTTTTGGGGAGAAACTCAGAGCGATTACACGAACTGGAATGTAGAACAGCCCAATGACCACGACGGGCCTGAGGAATGTGTAGTAATTGGACCCTTAGGAGAATGGTACGATCTCCCATGTGCACCAAAAACCAAGAAAGGGTCCGACCCCGGACCCGTGATCACGTGGTCTGACGGGATTAGACGGAAGTACAATGTATTCCCGCTTTGTGGGGTTCAGAAAGATTATGTTTGA
- the LOC138309596 gene encoding involucrin-like, whose product MEWLYQGPEAKVFLPGTSSQLKANTDVDREYVHLADVDREYVHLADVDREYVHLADVDREYVHLADIDREYVHLADVDREYVHLADVDREYVHLADVDREYVHLADVDREYVHLADVDREYVHLADVDREYVHLADVDREYVHLADVDREYVHLADVDREYVHLADIDREYVHLADVDREYVHLADVDREYVHLADVDREYVHLADVDREYVHLADVDREYVHLADVDREYVHLADVDREYVHLADVDREYVHLADVDREYVHLYNISS is encoded by the exons atggaGTGGCTCTACCAGGGGCCAGAAGCAAAGGTGTTCCTACCAGGGACGAGCTCTCAGCTGAAGGCCAATA CTGATGTAGATAGGGAATATGTGCACCTAGCTGATGTAGATAGGGAATATGTGCACCTAGCTGATGTAGATAGGGAATATGTGCACCTAGCTGATGTAGATAGGGAATATGTGCACCTAGCTGATATAGATAGGGAATATGTTCACCTAGCTGATGTAGATAGGGAATATGTGCACCTAGCTGATGTAGATAGGGAATATGTGCACCTAGCTGATGTAGATAGGGAATATGTGCACCTAGCTGATGTAGATAGGGAATATGTGCACCTAGCTGATGTAGATAGGGAATATGTGCACCTAGCTGATGTAGATAGGGAATATGTGCACCTAGCTGATGTAGATAGGGAATATGTGCACCTAGCTGATGTAGATAGGGAATATGTGCACCTAGCTGATGTAGATAGGGAATATGTGCACCTAGCTGATATAGATAGGGAATATGTTCACCTAGCTGATGTAGATAGGGAATATGTGCACCTAGCTGATGTAGATAGGGAATATGTGCACCTAGCTGATGTAGATAGGGAATATGTGCACCTAGCTGATGTAGATAGGGAATATGTGCACCTAGCTGATGTAGATAGGGAATATGTGCACCTAGCTGATGTAGATAGGGAATATGTGCACCTAGCTGATGTAGATAGGGAATATGTGCACCTAGCTGATGTAGATAGGGAATATGTGCACCTAGCTGATGTAGATAGGGAATATGTGCacctatataatatatctaGCTAG
- the LOC138308842 gene encoding uncharacterized protein, with translation MMFKTRWRASTLCLLLVITVVVIILMNVLDLRLGLLEKGSPADQNTPLASQVAVMASPEVEVYTFQEVTSWTRDPNVCSSIDYQIYHGDFFRVPLESQVGSLSVFIHNPTKDGLSGKIYRERKWEPSILNVILLFLRTDDDTNFIDIGANIGLHGLQIAKYGRRVLAVEASRHNVQHICASTHYGRFHDYVKVIYNAAGKDHSASNIILGGGGDFSGNFVNISDLRKQKFKTDGKLSYQEKSVSIPTVMLDDLLTWSHYSLFKKAFIKMDVEGSEHLVMEGGKRFMQNSIIKGIIMEWTWHKGQSSAQEILNIMKSFKFQPFDFSNTKISRKKFFSQDSLTKLFRSLNPNESDTWPANVLWAQPS, from the exons ATGATGTTTAAAACAAGATGGCGGGCGAGTACGCTTTGCCTATTGTTGGTGATCACTGTTGTTGTGATAATACTAATGAACGTCCTTGACCTTCGGCTTGGCCTCCTCGAGAAAGGTTCCCCTGCCGATCAGAACACGCCTCTAGCATCCCAAG TAGCGGTTATGGCTTCACCGGAAGTGGAAGTGTATACATTCCAGGAAGTGACGTCATGGACACGTGACCCAAACGTATGTTCTTCGATAGATTATCAGATCTACCATGGAGATTTTTTCCGGGTTCCTCTGGAATCACAGGTCGGCAGTTTATCAGTGTTTATACATAACCCTACAAAGGATGGCCTTTCCGGAAAAATCTACAGGGAACGGAAATGGGAACCAAGTATTTTAAATGTGATATTACTGTTTCTACGGACTGACGATGACACAAATTTTATAGACATAGGGGCAAATATAGGACTACATGGTCTACAAATAGCTAAATATGGACGCAGAGTGTTGGCAGTAGAGGCTAGCAGACACAATGTCCAGCATATATGTGCTTCCACGCACTATGGTCGTTTCCATGACTACGTTAAAGTGATATATAACGCCGCCGGAAAGGATCATAGTGCGTCTAATATAATACTCGGAGGCGGGGGTGATTTTTCCGgaaattttgtgaatatttcTGATTTAAGAAAACAGAAATTTAAAACCGACGGTAAACTTTCTTACCAGGAGAAATCTGTATCGATTCCAACTGTGATGCTTGATGATTTATTAACATGGTCGCATTATTCATTGTTTAAGAAAGCTTTTATCAAAATGGACGTTGAAGGATCAGAACACCTAGTGATGGAAGGTGGAAAGCGGTTTATGCAGAATTCAATTataaaaggaataataatgGAATGGACTTGGcataaaggtcaaagttcagctCAGGAAATACTCAACATCATGAAATCTTTTAAGTTCCAACCTTTTGATTTCTCAAACACTAAAATATCAAGGAAGAAATTCTTTTCGCAGGATAGTTTGACAAAATTGTTTAGAAGTCTGAATCCAAATGAGTCCGATACTTGGCCTGCTAATGTGTTGTGGGCGCAACCATCGTGA